One window of the Deltaproteobacteria bacterium genome contains the following:
- a CDS encoding helix-turn-helix domain-containing protein produces the protein MAETTFPPYLTFGEAVLYSRIPRRTLRELLSTGQIPSRKFPGKVVIAKEAIDRYMADTPELPESVLRRFAPGR, from the coding sequence ATGGCTGAAACGACCTTTCCCCCCTACCTGACCTTCGGAGAGGCGGTCCTGTACAGCCGTATCCCCCGCCGGACGCTCCGGGAGCTGCTCTCCACCGGGCAGATCCCCTCCCGGAAGTTCCCCGGGAAGGTCGTCATCGCCAAGGAGGCGATCGACCGGTACATGGCGGATACGCCGGAGCTGCCGGAATCGGTGTTGCGGAGATTCGCCCCTGGGCGGTAG